TTTTACCGCCGCGGCGATCGTCATCGTCGGCGTGCTGGTGATCCTTTACGCCTGGCAGCTGCCGCCGTTTACGCGCCATACGCAGTCGACGGATAACGCCTATGTGCGCGGGCAGACGACCTTTATCAGCCCGCAGGTGAATGGTTATATCACCGAAGTGCCGGTGCAGGATTTCGTTAATGTGAAAAAGGGCGACCTGATTATGCAGATTGACGACCGCATCTATCGTCAGCGCGTCGATCAGGCGAAGGCGACGCTGGCGATGAAGCGCGCCGCGCTGGAAAACAACCTGCAACAGCGCAAAAGCGCGCAGGCGGTAATCGCCCGAAATGAAGCGGCGCTCGCCAGCGCCAAAGCGCAGAACCTGCAGGCGCAGGCGGATTTAAAACGCGTTAAAGCGCTGACGGCGGATGGTTCCCTCTCTGTTCGCGAGCGCGATGCCGCGCTGGCAACCGCCGCGCAAAACAGCGCCAATATCGCCCAGGCGCAGGCGACGCTTGAGATGTCGCGTCAGGATCTGCAAACCACCATCGTCAATCGCGCTTCGCTTCAGGCGGATGTGGAAAATGCCCAGGCAGCGCTGGAGCTGGCGCAGATCGATCTGCAAAATACGCGCATCGTCGCCCCGCGCGACGGGCAGCTTGGGCAGATCAGCGTGCGCCTCGGCGCGTATGTGACTGCCGGGACGCATCTCACCTCGCTGGTGCCTGCCCAGCGCTGGGTGATTGCCAACCTGAAAGAGACGCAGCTGGCCGATGTCGTTGTCGGTCAGCCGGTGACCTTTAGTGTTGATGCCCTTGATGGCCGCAGCTTTAATGGTCGTGTCGAGAGCATTTCCCCGGCAACGGGCGTGGAGTTCAGCGCTATCAGCCCGGACAACGCCACCGGTAACTTTGTCAAAATCGCCCAGCGTATTCCGGTGCGCATTCAGGTGGAGGGCAAAGCCGATGAGATCGCCCGTCTGCGCCCCGGCATGTCCGTGCAGGTGCATATTGATACGCGGGAGGCGCAGCAATGAGGCGCTATCCGACACTTATCGCGCTCAGCCTGCTGCTGGCGGGCTGCCAGTCGGTGGATGTGGAACGCGCACAGCCTTCGTTACAGATCCCGGCGGCGTGGCGCAGCGAAAGCGGGCCGCTGGGCAAAGTCGACAGCGTCTGGTGGCGCAACTTTCACGACAGCCAGCTCAACCGCTATGTTGATCAGGCCCTGCGCTATAACAGCGATATGCTGGTCGCTCGCGAGCGGGTTAACGAGTACCAGGCGCGCGTCTATGCTGCCAACGGCGCGCTATTTCCTGAAGTGGATATCGGTTTATCCGGCACCCGCGCCCGTTCGCAATCTGCCGCCACCGGTCAACCGGTGCACAGCACGCTCTATAAGGGCAATTTAACTGCCAGTTACGATGTCGATATCTGGGGGGCGAGCCGCAGCGCATCGCGGGCGGCAGAAGCCTCGCTGGAGGCGCAAAAAGCCGCCGCTGCGGCGGCGGATTTAACCGTCGCCACCAATGTCGCCTCCGGTTATCTCACCCTGTTATCACTGGATGAGCAGTTGCGCGTCACGCGCTCGACGCTAAAAGCGCGGGAAGATGCGTGGCGGCTCGCCCGGCGTCAGTATGAAACTGGCTATACCTCGCGGCTGGAGCTGATGCAGTCGGATTCGGAACTACGCGCAACGCGGGCGCAGATCCCGCAGCTGGTGCACCAGATTAGCCAGCAGGAGAATGCGCTCAGCGTGCTGCTTGGCAGCAACCCGGGCGCAATCCAGCGCGGCGATTTTTCGGCGCTGACGCCGCTGTCGCTGCCTGCGCAGTTACCGTCAACGCTGCTTAACCGGCGGCCGGATATCGTGCAGGCCCAGCGCCAGCTGGTTGCCGCCGACGCGGGTCTTGCGGTATCGCAGGCGAAACTGCTGCCGTCGCTCAATCTGACCGCCAGCGGCAGTATGCAGGACGACACCCTGCCCGGCCTGCTCGATAACCCGCTGCGGCTGTGGAACATTGGCGGCAGCATTCTGGCGCCGCTGCTAAACCGCCAGGCGCTGAATGCGCAGGTGGATGTCTCCATGTCGCAGCGCAATCAGGCGCTCTATGGCTATGAAAGCACCGTGCGCAATGCGTTCAGAGAGGTGAATGACAGTCTCGATGCTATCACTCGCCTCGGCGAGCAGCTGAGCGAGCTGGAAGGCCAGCAGCAGGTGGCGGAAGAGACGCTACGCATTGCACAAAATCGTTACCAGAACGGCTACTCCTCCTACCTGACGGTGCTTGATGCGCAGCGCACGCTCTTTAGCGCGCAGCTCAATGCCGTGCAGGTGAAAAATAATCTGTTACTGGCGCAGGTGGATCTCTATCGAGCGCTGGGTGGAGGCTGGTCCGGTATGCAGTAATTCTCAACGAAACCAGGAGTTATGCTATGCAGCAGAAATGGTCCGCGGTAGATGAGTACTTAGCACAACAGCTTCTCCCTGAAGATGAGGTTCTGACGCAGATCCTCGCCAATAACCGGCGCGCCGGCTTACCTGAAATTGATGTCTCGCCAATGCAGGGGCAGTTGCTGGCGCTGCTGGTGCGGATGACGCACGCAAAACGCATTCTTGAGATCGGCACGCTGGGCGCGTACAGCACGGTATGGATGGCGCGAGAGTTGCCCTCCGATGGCGAATTATTAACGCTGGAGTTCGATGCGTTACATGCCGCGATTGCCCGTGAGAACGTCGAATTTGCCGGTTTAACCCGCCAGGTGAAAGTTAAAGAAGGCCCGGCGCTGGAGACTCTGGAATCTCTCGGCGAGCGCCCGCCGTTCGATCTGATCTTTATTGATGCCGATAAACCCAATAACCCGAACTACCTGAAGTGGGCGCTGCACTATTCGCGTCCCGGCACGCTGATTATTGGCGATAACGTGGTGCGCGACGGCGAAGTCACTAATCCATCCTCCACCGATGACCGGGTACAGGGGGTGCGTAAATTTATTGAGATGATTGGCGACAACCCGCGCCTGACGGCGACGGCAATGCAGACCGTCGGCACCAAAGGATGGGATGGCTTTACGCTGGCATGGGTGAATTCGTAAAAATCGTAGGCCGGATAAGCGAAGCGCCATCCGGCAATCCTGCGCAGATGGCGAACTGTTCCGTTTGCTAAGCCGTGGTGAACTGCCGGATGGCGGCTGACGCCTTATCCGGCCTACAAACCCATCGCGTGCGGATGAATTCGAAAACCGTTGGTTGGATTAAACCGTAGGCCGGATAAGCGTAGCGCCATCCGGCGATCCTGCGCGGATGGCGAACTGTTCCGTTTGCTAAGCCGTGGTGAACTGCCGGATGGCGGCTGACGCCTTATCCGGCCTACAAACCCATCGCGTGCGGATAAATTCGATACCGTAGGCCGGATAAGCATAGCGCCATCCGGCGATCCTGCGCGGATGGCGAACTGTTCCGTTTGCTAAGCCGTGGTTAACTGCCGGATGGCGGCTGGTGCCTTATCCGGCCTACAAACCCATCGCGTGTCCGGCCTACAAAGGCATTAGGCGCTAATCTGCTCCATCGCCTGCAGAATGCGTTTGTCGGAGATGGGGTACGGCGTGCCGAGCTGTTGGGCGAAGAAGCTGACGCGCAGCTCCTCGATCATCCAGCGAACCGCCTTCACCTCTTCATCGTCACGGCGCGCAGGCGGCAGCTTGTTGAGCCACTGCTGCCAGGCTTGCTGCACCTGCTCCACTTTCAGCATTTGCGCGCGATCGCGGTGCGGATCGACCGCCAGCTTCTCCAGCCGCTTTTCAATCGCCTGCAGATAACGCAGCGTATCGCCCAGGCGGCGGAAGCCGTTACCGGTGACGAAACCGCGATACACCAGCCCGTTCATCTGCGCTTTGATATCCGATAACCCCAGCGCCATGGTCATATCAACCCGCCCTTTCAGACGCTTGTTGATATTGAACACCGCCGTCAGGATCTGCTCGACCTGTTTGGCGATCTCCACCACCGTGTCGTTGAGTTCAGCGCGCACTTTCTCATGCAGCGCGGCAAAACCCTCCTCCGTCCACACCAGGCCGCCCGCTTCATCGATCAGTTTATCGATACCGCAGGCGATGCAGTCGTCAATCAGCTCCAGCACTTTTCCGTAGGGGTTGAAGTAGAGCCCCAGCTTGGCTTTGTTCGGCAGCTTCTCATGCAGATACTTAATCGGCGACGGAATGTTGAGCAGCAGCAGGCGGCGAATACCAGCCCACATTGCATTCTGCTGCTCCTGCGGGTTATCGAACAGCTTAATTGCCACGCTGTCGCGCTCATCAACCAGCGCTGGCCAGGCCTTCACTTTGTAGCTGCCGCGCTTCTGCTCGTAGCTCTCCGGCAGCTGACCAAAACTCCAGATATGCAGCCCGCTCTGCTCGATGCCGTCATCGGCCACCGCCGAGAGCGTCTCCTGCACTTTGCCCTTCAACTGCTCTTTCAGCTCGCTCAGGGAGCGGCCTTCGAGCAGCTTCTTATTCTTGTCATCCACCACGCGGAAGGTGATTTTCAGGTGATCGGGCACCTGATCCCAGTGCCAGTCGTCGCGGTCAACGGTTACGCCGGTCATGCGGCGCAGCTCGCGCTCCAGCGCGTCGAGCAGCGGTATCTCCAGCGGTGTTACGCGGCCTAAAAACGCTTCGGCATAATTCGGCGCGGGGACGAAGTTGCGGCGCGTCGGTTTCGGCAACGATTTGATCAGCGCAATCACCAGCTCGCGGCGCAGGCCGGGGATCTGCCACTCGAAACCGCTCTCCTCCACCTGGTTGAGCAGCGGCAGCGGAATATGTACCGTCACGCCGTCGGCATCCGCGCCCGGCTCAAACTGATAGCTCAGGCGCAGCTTGAGGTTGCCCTGATGCCAGAAGTTCGGGTAATCAAGCTTGCTGACATTGTCCGCGCCCTCTTTGATCAGCATGCTCTTTTCAAAGTTGAGCAGATCCGGCGTTTCACGGCTCGCCTTCTTCCACCAGCTGTCGAAGTGGCGGGCGGAGATCACCTCATGGCTGATGCGCTGATCGTAAAACTCAAACAGCGTCTCATCATCCACCAGAATGTCGCGACGGCGGGATTTATGCTCCAGCTCTTCCACTTCGGCGCGCAGCTTAAGGTTGTCGCGGAAGAAGGCGTGGCGGGTTTGCCAGTCCCCTTCCACCAGCGCGTGGCGAATAAAGAGTTCGCGACACAGCGCCGGATCGATCTGGCTGTAGTTGACCTTACGCGCGGCGACAATCGGCAGACCGTAAAGCGTCACTTTCTCCATCGCCATCACCGCGCCCTGCGAGCGCTCCCAGTGCGGTTCGCTCCAGGAGCGTTTAATCAGATGCTGCGCAACCGGTTCGACCCACTCGGGATCGATGCGCGCAGCAATGCGCCCCCACAGGCGGCTGGTTTCTACCAGTTCAGCCACCATCGTCCACTTCGGCGGCTTTTTGAACAAACCGGAGCCAGGGAAGATGGAGAAACGGGCGTTGCGCGCGCCGGTAAACTCCTGCATATCGGCATCTTTCATGCCGATATGCGACAGCAGCCCGGTAAGCAGCGCAATATGAATTTCGCGGTACTCTGCCGGTTCGCTGTTCACCGGGATCCCCAGCTCTTTCACCACCTGGCGCAGCTGGGTGTAGATATCCTGCCATTCGCGCACGCGCAGGTAGTTGAGGTAATCGACGCGGCACTGGCGGCGGAACTGGTTCGAGGAGAGCGCTTTCTGCTGCTCGCCGAGGTAGTTCCACAGGTTCACAAAGGCGAGGAAATCGGACTCTTTGTCGTGGAAGCGCTGATGCTTTTCATCCGAGGCCTGTTTCTTATCCATTGGCCGCTCGCGCGGATCCTGAATCGACAGCGCCGAGGTGATGATCATCGCTTCGCGCACGCAGCCATGTTTCTGCGCTTCCAGCACCATACGCGCCAGGCGCGGGTCGACAGGCAGTTGCGACAACTGGCGGCCGAGCGGCGTCAGTTTATAGGCGGTCTGCTGCTCATCGGTGGCGATTGCGCCAAGCTCTTCCAGCAGGCGCACGCCATCCTGAATATTGCGTTTATCCGGCGCTTCAACAAACGGAAAAGCGGCGATATCGCCCAGCCCCAGCGCGGTCATCTGCAAAATGACCGACGCAAGGTTGGTACGCAGGATCTCCGGGTCGGTAAACTCCGGGCGCGAGAGGAAATCATCTTCCGAATAGAGACGAATACAGATCCCTTCCGACACACGGCCACAGCGCCCTTTACGCTGGTTGGCAGAGGCCTGCGACACCGGCTCAATCGGCAGACGCTGCACTTTGGTGCGGTAGCTGTAGCGGCTGATGCGCGCGGTACCCGGATCAATCACATACTTAATGCCGGGCACGGTGAGCGAGGTTTCCGCCACGTTGGTTGCCAGCACAATGCGCCGCCCGCTGTGCGGCTGGAAGACGCGGTTCTGCTCGCTGTTAGAGAGCCGCGCATAGAGCGGCAAAACTTCTGTATGGCGCAGATCGCGTTTATTTAACGCATCTGCCGTATCACGGATTTCGCGCTCGCCACTCATAAAGATCAGAATGTCGCCGGCGCTTTCACGGCCCAGCTCATCTACGGCATCGAAAATCGCCTGGAGCTGGTCGCGCTCGGTATCATCGGCTTCTTCAACAATCGGGCGATAGCGCACTTCCACCGGATAGGTGCGCCCGGAGACTTCAATAATCGGCGCATTGTTGAAATGGCGCGAGAAGCGCTCAGGATCGATGGTCGCCGAGGTGATGATGATTTTCAGATCCGGGCGGCGCGGCAGCAGCTCGCGCAGGTAGCCGAGCAGAAAATCGATGTTGAGGCTGCGTTCGTGCGCCTCATCGATAATGATGGTGTCGTACTGCATCAGCAGCCGATCCTGCTGAATCTCTGCCAGCAGGATGCCGTCCGTCATTAGCTTAACGAGGGTGTTGTCGCTAACGTGATCGTTAAAGCGGACTTTATAACCAACGCAGCCGCCCGGCTCGGTCTTCAGCTCTTCAGCAATACGGTTCGCCACGGTACGTGCAGCAAGACGGCGCGGCTGGGTATGACCAATCAGCCCTTTGATTCCGCGCCCCAGCTCCATACAGATTTTCGGCAGCTGTGTGGTTTTACCGGAGCCGGTTTCACCGGCGACAATCACCACCTGGTTATCGCGTACCGCTTCGAGGATCGCCTGTTTCTTCTGGCTGACCGGCAGATTTTCCGGGTAGTCGATAACCGGGCGAGACGCTTCGCGCTGCGCCACTTTCGCTGCCGCCTGTGCTGCTTCTTCGGCGATCTGTTGTAACAAGGCCTGGTGAGATTCAGGATTTTTAACTTTCTTGCTGCCCTGCAGACGGCGGGCGAAGCGCTGTTTATCGCGCAGCATCAGCGTGTCGAGCTGCGCGTAGAGATCGTTAATAGTCAATTTTTGTTGTTCAGTCATAGATTTATCGGGCAGAGCACTGCCGGGAAACTGGATCAGTTTGCAATGTGCGTAGAATAGCACATCGCAACATCCCTTTTCTTGTTCAAGAAATTCGAACATGGGCTTCGATATATTGCGCTATTCATGATTGCGGATTGTGAATAGAGTGTGACGAATTCACGGGGCAACCCAGCGTAAATACAACAAAGGAAACAACCCAATGGGTAAAGTATTAGTTCTTAAATCCAGCATTCTGGCAGGGTATTCTCAATCTTCGCAGCTCTCTGACTACTTCGTTGAACAGTGGCGCGCAAAGCACGCTGATGACGAGATCACCGTGCGCGATCTGGCTGCAAACCCGATTCCGGTGCTGGACGGTGAATTAGTTGGCGCGCTGCGCCCGAGCGATGCGCCGCTGACACCGCGTCAGCAGGAAGCACTGTCACTCTCTGACGAGCTGATTGCTGAACTGCAGGCGCATGATGTGATTGTGATCAACGCCCCGATGTACAACTTCAACATCCCGACGCAGCTGAAAAACTACTTTGACCTGGTGGCGCGTGCTGGCGTGACGTTCCGTTACACCGAAAACGGTCCGGAAGGTCTGGTTACTGGCAAACGTGCGGTGATCGTCTCCAGCCGTGGCGGTATTCATAAAGATACCCCGTCTGACCTGGTTGCTCCCTACCTGACGCTGTTCCTCGGCTTTATCGGCATCACCGACGTTAACTTCGTGTTTGCTGAAGGCATCGCCTACGGTCCGGAAGTGGCGGCAAAAGCGCAGGAAGACGCGAAAGCGGCGATCGACAGCATCGTCGTCGCGTAAGCCTTATACCTCTCTTCCCCCAGTGGAAGAGAGGTATTAAGCCTGTTTTAGCGCATTCACTTCGCGCGTAAAGGTTCTGAAGTAGTAGTTAATCTTGCGTACCAACTCCTCCACCATAAACTCATTGAGCGGCACGCCAGGCGGGTTGAGATGTGAGTCGTCAAAATCGATCAGGCTAAAGCTGTCTGTTTGCGGATCGTAGAGAATATTGCCGAGATTAATGTCATTGTGATCGACCCCGGCGAGTTCAAGTTTTTTCGCTAACTGCGTGGCAACATCCCCTTTTGCATATCTGGCGACAGCTTTTTCTGCAAGCCCGATATTCCCCTGCGCCAGAATGTCCGCCAGCGACGCTCCGCTGATTCTCCTGAGTTTTACCGAGACCGCTTTCTGCAGAGGATTGGCCGTCTTTCTCATCATTACGTTTGCACTGCCTGCGCCGTAAAGACGATTAAACGCCGCCGCATTGTTCATTGCGCTACGCAAACGCCCTTTGCGA
This Kosakonia cowanii JCM 10956 = DSM 18146 DNA region includes the following protein-coding sequences:
- a CDS encoding HlyD family secretion protein, encoding MSQQDAAKEQASTRSNVRVVSLFTAAAIVIVGVLVILYAWQLPPFTRHTQSTDNAYVRGQTTFISPQVNGYITEVPVQDFVNVKKGDLIMQIDDRIYRQRVDQAKATLAMKRAALENNLQQRKSAQAVIARNEAALASAKAQNLQAQADLKRVKALTADGSLSVRERDAALATAAQNSANIAQAQATLEMSRQDLQTTIVNRASLQADVENAQAALELAQIDLQNTRIVAPRDGQLGQISVRLGAYVTAGTHLTSLVPAQRWVIANLKETQLADVVVGQPVTFSVDALDGRSFNGRVESISPATGVEFSAISPDNATGNFVKIAQRIPVRIQVEGKADEIARLRPGMSVQVHIDTREAQQ
- a CDS encoding efflux transporter outer membrane subunit, producing MRRYPTLIALSLLLAGCQSVDVERAQPSLQIPAAWRSESGPLGKVDSVWWRNFHDSQLNRYVDQALRYNSDMLVARERVNEYQARVYAANGALFPEVDIGLSGTRARSQSAATGQPVHSTLYKGNLTASYDVDIWGASRSASRAAEASLEAQKAAAAAADLTVATNVASGYLTLLSLDEQLRVTRSTLKAREDAWRLARRQYETGYTSRLELMQSDSELRATRAQIPQLVHQISQQENALSVLLGSNPGAIQRGDFSALTPLSLPAQLPSTLLNRRPDIVQAQRQLVAADAGLAVSQAKLLPSLNLTASGSMQDDTLPGLLDNPLRLWNIGGSILAPLLNRQALNAQVDVSMSQRNQALYGYESTVRNAFREVNDSLDAITRLGEQLSELEGQQQVAEETLRIAQNRYQNGYSSYLTVLDAQRTLFSAQLNAVQVKNNLLLAQVDLYRALGGGWSGMQ
- a CDS encoding O-methyltransferase → MQQKWSAVDEYLAQQLLPEDEVLTQILANNRRAGLPEIDVSPMQGQLLALLVRMTHAKRILEIGTLGAYSTVWMARELPSDGELLTLEFDALHAAIARENVEFAGLTRQVKVKEGPALETLESLGERPPFDLIFIDADKPNNPNYLKWALHYSRPGTLIIGDNVVRDGEVTNPSSTDDRVQGVRKFIEMIGDNPRLTATAMQTVGTKGWDGFTLAWVNS
- the hrpA gene encoding ATP-dependent RNA helicase HrpA encodes the protein MTEQQKLTINDLYAQLDTLMLRDKQRFARRLQGSKKVKNPESHQALLQQIAEEAAQAAAKVAQREASRPVIDYPENLPVSQKKQAILEAVRDNQVVIVAGETGSGKTTQLPKICMELGRGIKGLIGHTQPRRLAARTVANRIAEELKTEPGGCVGYKVRFNDHVSDNTLVKLMTDGILLAEIQQDRLLMQYDTIIIDEAHERSLNIDFLLGYLRELLPRRPDLKIIITSATIDPERFSRHFNNAPIIEVSGRTYPVEVRYRPIVEEADDTERDQLQAIFDAVDELGRESAGDILIFMSGEREIRDTADALNKRDLRHTEVLPLYARLSNSEQNRVFQPHSGRRIVLATNVAETSLTVPGIKYVIDPGTARISRYSYRTKVQRLPIEPVSQASANQRKGRCGRVSEGICIRLYSEDDFLSRPEFTDPEILRTNLASVILQMTALGLGDIAAFPFVEAPDKRNIQDGVRLLEELGAIATDEQQTAYKLTPLGRQLSQLPVDPRLARMVLEAQKHGCVREAMIITSALSIQDPRERPMDKKQASDEKHQRFHDKESDFLAFVNLWNYLGEQQKALSSNQFRRQCRVDYLNYLRVREWQDIYTQLRQVVKELGIPVNSEPAEYREIHIALLTGLLSHIGMKDADMQEFTGARNARFSIFPGSGLFKKPPKWTMVAELVETSRLWGRIAARIDPEWVEPVAQHLIKRSWSEPHWERSQGAVMAMEKVTLYGLPIVAARKVNYSQIDPALCRELFIRHALVEGDWQTRHAFFRDNLKLRAEVEELEHKSRRRDILVDDETLFEFYDQRISHEVISARHFDSWWKKASRETPDLLNFEKSMLIKEGADNVSKLDYPNFWHQGNLKLRLSYQFEPGADADGVTVHIPLPLLNQVEESGFEWQIPGLRRELVIALIKSLPKPTRRNFVPAPNYAEAFLGRVTPLEIPLLDALERELRRMTGVTVDRDDWHWDQVPDHLKITFRVVDDKNKKLLEGRSLSELKEQLKGKVQETLSAVADDGIEQSGLHIWSFGQLPESYEQKRGSYKVKAWPALVDERDSVAIKLFDNPQEQQNAMWAGIRRLLLLNIPSPIKYLHEKLPNKAKLGLYFNPYGKVLELIDDCIACGIDKLIDEAGGLVWTEEGFAALHEKVRAELNDTVVEIAKQVEQILTAVFNINKRLKGRVDMTMALGLSDIKAQMNGLVYRGFVTGNGFRRLGDTLRYLQAIEKRLEKLAVDPHRDRAQMLKVEQVQQAWQQWLNKLPPARRDDEEVKAVRWMIEELRVSFFAQQLGTPYPISDKRILQAMEQISA
- the azoR gene encoding FMN-dependent NADH-azoreductase, whose translation is MGKVLVLKSSILAGYSQSSQLSDYFVEQWRAKHADDEITVRDLAANPIPVLDGELVGALRPSDAPLTPRQQEALSLSDELIAELQAHDVIVINAPMYNFNIPTQLKNYFDLVARAGVTFRYTENGPEGLVTGKRAVIVSSRGGIHKDTPSDLVAPYLTLFLGFIGITDVNFVFAEGIAYGPEVAAKAQEDAKAAIDSIVVA
- a CDS encoding lipopolysaccharide kinase InaA family protein, with the translated sequence MYAYKKPAQPTTPSARQEPEEEAPARKHSVLRRAFERIISPFRRRSSQAKSGAGSDAHERYRKTENLIATGSIGSVYHYDDEYVMKDYSGIVDPDRKGRLRSAMNNAAAFNRLYGAGSANVMMRKTANPLQKAVSVKLRRISGASLADILAQGNIGLAEKAVARYAKGDVATQLAKKLELAGVDHNDINLGNILYDPQTDSFSLIDFDDSHLNPPGVPLNEFMVEELVRKINYYFRTFTREVNALKQA